The following proteins come from a genomic window of Salminus brasiliensis chromosome 15, fSalBra1.hap2, whole genome shotgun sequence:
- the zbtb45 gene encoding zinc finger and BTB domain-containing protein 45, with protein MSGTETVHYIHLHNASQSVLEALRSQRRKGLFCDVTVRIHDASLRAHACVLAAASPFFQDKLLLGHSEISVPPLVPAETVKQLVDFMYSGSLVVLHSQALCILTAASILQIKTVIDECTQIISQKRPLGAAMPKQEEQGGGKGRESVGNVSGVGAGALQGYSYPLSECGAGVGSAAGLADPPTLGGGGQPDSGGLEGIMPPLGELLCRGEGLGAPGGGAMLKPSSCTQEINYMLNQSADRSSAGAAGQNQGQNQNMGDPGRAQMNTPAPQGMVRDSLRGNGGAEFVGVGEELAVGMERYEEEEVEERERDGERERAVGHSRKQRQPLRLQVLGGEQVVVKDEGVQDGDNLFELEDRRDTHDNTHQSAYGQGGFYEDQAVFTGGFWPQADTSQTLVANPRSRSNKPLSPPTSSHSINNQMLFQYPVSESQPSSFFVGGPMVIDSMAESCQQAPPPAPMTPAPPPPAPACITGQSFTGQSSETSFDCSHCGKSLRSRKNYSKHMFIHSGQKPHQCSICWRSFSLRDYLLKHMVVHTGVRAFQCSVCSKRFTQKSSLNVHMRTHRVERTFSCSVCHRAFTHRTLLERHALQHQHPPIKPSNIDQGGGASMGGGNMGGANGAGPAS; from the exons ACGCCAGCCAGTCGGTGCTGGAGGCTCTGCGCTCTCAGCGGCGTAAGGGCCTGTTCTGCGACGTCACGGTGCGGATCCACGACGCCTCGCTGCGAGCCCACGCCTGCGTCCTCGCCGCCGCCAGCCCCTTCTTCCAGGACAAGCTGCTGCTCGGCCACTCCGAGATCTCGGTGCCGCCGCTGGTCCCCGCGGAAACGGTGAAGCAGCTGGTGGATTTCATGTACAGCGGCTCGCTGGTGGTGCTGCACTCGCAGGCGCTCTGCATACTGACCGCCGCCAGCATCCTGCAGATCAAGACCGTCATCGACGAGTGCACGCAGATCATATCCCAGAAACGGCCACTGGGGGCCGCCATGCCCaagcaggaggagcagggaggCGGGAAGGGCCGGGAGAGCGTGGGGAACGTGAGCGGAGTGGGCGCCGGGGCGCTGCAGGGCTACAGTTACCCCTTGAGCGAGTGCGGGGCCGGGGTGGGGTCAGCCGCGGGCCTGGCGGACCCTCCGACTCTGGGCGGCGGAGGGCAGCCGGACTCTGGCGGTCTGGAAGGGATAATGCCACCCCTGGGCGAGTTACTGTGCAGGGGGGAGGGGCTTGGCGCGCCTGGGGGCGGAGCCATGCTGAAACCCTCCAGCTGCACTCAGGAGATCAACTACATGCTGAACCAGAGCGCGGACCGGAGCAGCGCAG GTGCAGCGGGACAGAATCAGGGCCAGAACCAGAACATGGGTGACCCAGGAAGAGCCCAGATGAACACTCCTGCCCCTCAGGGAATGGTGAGAGACAGTCTCCGTGGTAATGGAGGGGCGGAGTTCGTGGGGGTCGGAGAGGAGCTGGCGGTAGGGATGGAGCGATACGAggaagaggaggtggaggagagagagagggatggagagcgagagagggcgGTGGGGCACAGCCGAAAGCAGAGACAACCTCTCCGACTGcag gtgctgGGGGGGGAGCAGGTGGTGGTGAAGGATGAAGGTGTTCAGGACGGTGACAATCTGTTTGAGCTGGAGGACAGACGTGATACACACGATAACACACACCAGTCTGCGTACGGACAG ggtgGGTTCTATGAGGACCAGGCCgtgttcactggtggtttttgGCCGCAAGCTGACACCTCTCAAACCCTGGTGGCCAACCCCCGTTCCCGCAGCAACAAGCCACTGTCTCCACCCACTTCCTCTCACAGCATCAACAACCAG ATGCTTTTCCAGTATCCTGTCAGCGAATCACAGCCATCCTCCTTTTTTGTGGGTGGGCCTATGGTGATTGACAGCATGGCAGAATCGTGTCAGCAGGCTCCACCCCCAGCTCCTATGACCCCGGCACCTCCCCCACCGGCCCCAGCGTGCATCACGGGACAGAGTTTCACGGGTCAGAGTTCAGAGACGAGCTTCGACTGCAGCCACTGCGGGAAATCCCTGAGATCCCGCAAAAACTACAGCAAACACATGTTCATCCACtccg gtCAGAAGCCTCATCAGTGCAGCATCTGCTGGCGCTCCTTCTCGCTGCGGGATTACCTCCTGAAGCACATGGTGGTCCACACGGGGGTCCGCGCCTTCCAGTGCTCTGTGTGCTCTAAGCGCTTCACCCAGAAGAGCTCCCTGAACGTGCACATGCGCACTCACCGCGTGGAGCGCACCTTCTCCTGCAGCGTCTGCCACCGGGCCTTCACCCACCGCACACTGCTGGAGCGCCACGCCCTGCAGCACCAGCACCCGCCAATCAAACCCTCCAACATCGACCAGGGGGGTGGGGCCAGCATGGGAGGGGGTAATATGGGTGGCGCCAACGGGGCAGGCCCTGCCTcatag